ACCCCTTCCCAGATCCCTGGATCATAGACTCTCTCATGCCAGTCCTCGGGAAGGTACTTGTCCAGCAACTCGACCAGGTTTGGATTCAGCCAAGTCCAGATGTGAACTCCGTTTGTCACATGAGTTATCGGAACCTCTACCGCGGGTAGATCCGGGTAAATGTGATTCCAAAGATTTCTGCTGACTCTTCCATGAAGCTTGCTTACTCCATTAGCAAGGGCAGAAAGCCTGAGCGCAAGGACCGTCATGCTGAAGTGCTGCTCGCCACTCTGAAGTTTCTCGATGCCGAGGTTCAAGAATTCATCCCTATCGGCGTGCATCTTACTCCAGAAATCGCGGAAGTACTTGTCAATCATGTCAAGGGTAAACGTATCATTACCGGCAGGCACCGGTGTATGTGTTGTGAAGACATTGCCAGATTTTACAATCATCGATGCGGTCGAAAACTCTATCGAGTTTTTCTGGACCAGTTCTCGAATTCTCTCGAGGGACAAGAAGGCCGCATGCCCTTCATTCATATGCCATACATTTGGCGAGTAGCCCAGCATTCTGAGGGCTCTCACTCCGCCGATGCCGAGAAGAATCTCCTGCTGTATCCTGGTTTCACGATCGCCTCCATAGAGCGTGCCGGTGATCTTTCTGTCTTCGGGTTCATTTTGAGGAATGTCTGTGTCCAATAGATAAAGAGATGTCCTGCCAATTTCGGCCTTCCAGACCTTCGCCCATACCTTTCTCCCTGGAAAGTCTATGTTAACGAAAACCTCATCTCCGGCTTTATCGAGCGCAGGAACTACGGGAAAATCCTCGAACTCATAGGAGTGATAAATGTTCTGCTGCCAACCCGACTCATCTATTCTCTGTTCAAAGTATCCGTTCCTGTATAGAAGTCCTATGGCAACGAAATTGAGGCCCATGTCGCTGGCCGTTTTCAGGTGGTCTCCGGCCAGAATGCCGAGGCCTCCAGAGTAGATTGGGAATGATTCATGTAAGCCATACTCCGCGCAGAAATAAGCAATGCACTGCTCTTTTCTCTCCGGGTGTTCTCTCTCCATCCACGTATCTTTTCCACCCATGTATTTATCGAATTCTTCTACGGTGTTCTCATACATCTTGATAAACGCTTTGTCTTCGGCCAGTTCATACAATCTAGTCTGGCGTACCCTGCGGAGAAGCCTTACGGGGCTCCGCTTTTCCTGATACCACATCTCGGGGTCCATGTGTTTGAACATCTGTTGAGCATGGTAGTTCCAGCTCCACCATAGGTTCTTTGACAGTTCTTCGAGTCTGCTTAGCTTTTCGGGCAATCTCGGAACCGCCATGACTCTTTCGAGGAAGTACATCAGTATAACCTCCTATTTTGGCATCTGTGTCCAATTATACCCTTTCATACTCCACTATGCTTACTTATGATCCTCTCACTCGTCTTTGCTACCTTTTTTGCCCTTTCACAAAAAAAGGGAGCTCAGCTCCCTCTATTCTATTTCACGATACTTTCAATTTTTATGGTCTTTTACGGATACCTCTTTTCTTGTCGAGTCTTCTCTTAAAGGCGGAGATCTTTTCGCCGCTATCTCTCATGAACTTGGCCAGTTTCTTTTCGAAGTCTTGGCTTGACGGCCCTTCATCAGAGCCTTTGGTCTTCAGATCCTTGATCGACAGTTCCCATTTTCCGTCCTTTGTCGTCCCAAGAACCTTTGCTTCTACTTTCTGACCAACTTTGAGATAGTCTTCAATGTTCTTCACGTACTCTCTTGCCACTTTGGAAATATGAATGAACCCTTCCTCACCGCTTTCAAGATTTACGTACGCTCCGAATTTCTTGACAGAAGTTACATTTCCCTCAACAACGGTACCCACTTTCACACTCACATGACTAACCTCCAATTGACTATATACTTGAGGGAGCGCAAAGCGCTAACTCAGTAATTGTCTCCGTATTTGTTTCTGAACTTCTGAACTCTTCCTTCAGTGTCGAGAATCATTGAAGATGCGTCTCCACGGAAGTAGGGATGGCAGCTGGAACAAAGGTCAACCTTTATGGTGTCCTTTGTAGAATAAAACTTATGTTCTGCGCCACAGGTACACTTTACAGTAATCAGCTTCATCTCGGGGTGCATATCTTTTTTCATCGGGGCTTCACCTCTTCATGTTGTAATTTGCACAAATCTCATTATATCATAGAGAGAAAAGCGTGTCAAAGACTTACTTGTGGCAAACGCTCGCATAGATAGGAGAATAGTGATGATTAATGACATACAAAACCATTTGAAAGAAGCCGCCTCTTCAGAGGGGTTCTACAGTTATTACGGAAAAAGAAAGGAAAGCCTTGGAAGGCTTTCCAGCGGTCTCCGAAAGAATCCCTTGAGCAGCTCGATGATCGAGAAGGTTGTGAAGACAATCCCCGGGCTCAAAAGCCTATCCTACGAAGTAATCGAGTTTTCAATCGACATACTGAGAGAGCGAGACAGAGAACCGGAAGAGAGAGTACAATACGTATCTTCGCTTTCTGAGGCATCGGTTGCCGATATTGCACAATTGCTCTTCTTGATCGATCCGAGAAACAATCCACCTGTCAATGGGAGGGTCAGAAAGAAGATCAAGTCGATAGACGATTACAGAAAGTGGCTTTCAATTGCTAGATCCATTGGAAAGTATGGAATTCAGGACTATATCATGCTTGAAGCGGCACTTCTTTACGAAAAGCCGGAGGTTGCTGAGAGATCCGGTCTTGCCGACAGGATAAGTAGAGTTCTGCATACCAACATCTCGGAGCTGGAGACTCTGCGAAACGCAGTCTCTACTCTTTCAAAATCGGCAAGAGGAGAACTTGGCAATCTGAAGTTCACACACCCTTACGTCAAGAATGCGCTTTTCTCCCGTCGTTCCAGACCCGTTGTTGTTGACGGTAGCAACATCGTTTTTTCTATGAGCGATCACGCAGATTTGAACAGAATAGACGATCTCTTTCTCAGGATGTCTTCGTGCAGGGTTGCTTTGTTTCCATACAGGATAATCTTTGATGCAAATATCAGATTCACTCTTGGCGGTTTCCAGCAAGAGAATCTGAACAGGCTGCTTTCCTTGCCACAAGTGGAGACTTACTCGCCAGCCGATGATAGAATCATCTTCCTGGCCAGAGAAAACGATTCCGCCGTGATAAGCTACGACAGATTTCTCGATCATGGGGTTGCCGACATAACGATAATAAGGCCTGAGGAAATAGATGAAAGTCTCAGAGTTTGATTACGATCTCCCAGAAGAACTAATCGCCCAGGAACCGGCCGTTCCGAGAGACAGTTCTCGACTACTGGTTGTAGACAGAAAGAGCGGTGCCCTGGAACACAGAGTATTCGCCGAAATCGTCGAATTTCTCCGTCCCGGCGATGTCGTCGTGCTAAACAACAGCCGTGTTATTCCTGCAAGGCTGCTTGGGATGAAGGAGACTGGAGCAAAAGTCGAGGCCGTGCTGATAGAAAGACTCGACCGGGGACTCTGGAAGGCAATAGTTAGACCCGGATCAAAGATTAAGCCTGGAAACGAGCTGCTGTTCAGCGGAATTTCATGCAGAGTTGTCGAACACTGCGAAGATTCAGGCAGGATTCTCGATTTTCATGGGGCTAGCGATGAAGAGATCAAAGAATCGGGCTTGCTTGCGATCCCCCCGTATATTCAGACTTACCCGGAGAATCCCGAATCTTACCAGACGGTCTACTCGCGGCCGGAAGGTTCCGTAGCTGCCCCCACAGCCGGTCTGCACTTCACTGAGAGCCTGCTTGAGACGCTCGCCGGTAAGGGAGTCGCGGTTGAGTTCATCACGCTTCATGTCGGCATCGGAACTTTCAGACCGGTAAAATCGGAGCTGATAGAAGAACACAAAATGCATGGAGAATACTTCACGGTATCTTCTGAAGCTGCAGAGACGATCAACAAGGCCAAGGCCGATAATAGAAGGATTATTGCCGTCGGCACCACGACCGTAAGGACTCTGGAAAGCATAGCTGCCCGCCACGGCTCAGTTGTAAGTGATAGCGGCCAGACAGATATATTTATCTATCCCCCCTATGATTTCAAGATTGTCGATTCTCTTGTCACAAACTTTCACCTTCCAAAATCGACCCTCCTGATGTTGGTTTCGGCATTTGCCGGAAGAGAGTTGATTCTCTCGGCATATAGAGAAGCAATTTCAAGAAGATACAGATTCTTTTCCTTCGGCGACGCCTGTCTCTTACTGTAGGAGACTCTTTGAACTGAAGGGGTTTTTCGGCAAATCGTCGGAGGGATTATCCCTTTCCGCGAAACCCCGCAGTATCAATCTTCTTCTTCGAGCATCGGTGAGAAGAAGTGGATCCACATCATTTTCAGGATTATTGCAAACGGCACGGCTATAATCGCTCCGAAAAGTCCCAGCAGCTGTCCTGCCACCAAGATCATCAAGATGATTATTACCGGGTTGATTCTATTGTAGCCTTTCATGAATACGAGGAAAAGTATGAAGGCCGCGGCGTGTACAATCGCCAGGATTATCAGCAGCACCAGAACGAGAACGAGATTCTGAGTGGATACGGCAAGAAGAACGAGTGGCACAAATTCGAGTGGTACTCCCACTATGGGTATGAGATTTGTAAAAGCAGCCCAGAGCCCCATTAGAAGGCTGTATTTCAATCCCATCGATTGAACCACAATACCGACTACAATCCCCACAATCAATGCTAACAGGACTACCGAAATCACATACCTTTCGAGATTCTTGTAAGTGTCGGACAGGAAACTTAAAGCGGTGCCTCGTACTTTTTTCGGGTAGAACTTTGGAATGAACTCCTTGACCGAGAGGAAGTAGTAGCTTAGGTAGATTGCACCCACTATTGTAAAGAATAGTACCAGCCCCGCACTCGTTACGAAGCTGGGCACCTTTTCCAGTATTCCCGGAAGGAATTTCATAAGGCTGTTCTGCACCTGAATGAGAAAATTTCTTACGCTTTCGTAAGTTGCCCTCCGCCTTGCCGGATCGATGTTCTTCGGCATGAAGTATTCAACTACGTCCTTCCACAGCTCTTGCGACTGAACCAGCATCACATTTTCCATGACATTAGCTGAAAGCGATTCCGCCACTTCGGGATTCAGATATTTCGAGACAATCCCGTTTATCTCATCGTAAAGAGGCTGTCTTCGGTTACTGCTGCCTATAATCACAAGATAGTCGCTTCTCTCTTTTAAGCTTTCCTCAAGCAAGGAGAGATCCTTCTCCAGGTTTCCAGCATCGGACGGCATCGGTTTCAACAAATTCGAGTAGTAGTCTTTCAAATCCCTAGAGACAAGATCAAGAGATTCGATCTCTTCGGCGGAAAGCTTTTCGAGCAGATCTTCATCGGAAAGAAGCCTGTCGATGTTCGCATTCACTTCGAAAGAGGTAATTTCTGCCTCCTGAACGGAAGGGAAGAAGTCTCTGAGAATACTGAAGAATTTAGAGGCTTCTTTTGCCACAGGAGTCGTAAGGAAGACGATAAGCAGTACTAAACCTGCAAAAATAACCGTCAATCCTATGCCGAGAGAGATCGAACGTTTGAGTTTCAGATATCGCTGTGCGA
The Mesotoga sp. UBA6090 DNA segment above includes these coding regions:
- a CDS encoding ribonuclease; the protein is MINDIQNHLKEAASSEGFYSYYGKRKESLGRLSSGLRKNPLSSSMIEKVVKTIPGLKSLSYEVIEFSIDILRERDREPEERVQYVSSLSEASVADIAQLLFLIDPRNNPPVNGRVRKKIKSIDDYRKWLSIARSIGKYGIQDYIMLEAALLYEKPEVAERSGLADRISRVLHTNISELETLRNAVSTLSKSARGELGNLKFTHPYVKNALFSRRSRPVVVDGSNIVFSMSDHADLNRIDDLFLRMSSCRVALFPYRIIFDANIRFTLGGFQQENLNRLLSLPQVETYSPADDRIIFLARENDSAVISYDRFLDHGVADITIIRPEEIDESLRV
- the glgP gene encoding alpha-glucan family phosphorylase produces the protein MYFLERVMAVPRLPEKLSRLEELSKNLWWSWNYHAQQMFKHMDPEMWYQEKRSPVRLLRRVRQTRLYELAEDKAFIKMYENTVEEFDKYMGGKDTWMEREHPERKEQCIAYFCAEYGLHESFPIYSGGLGILAGDHLKTASDMGLNFVAIGLLYRNGYFEQRIDESGWQQNIYHSYEFEDFPVVPALDKAGDEVFVNIDFPGRKVWAKVWKAEIGRTSLYLLDTDIPQNEPEDRKITGTLYGGDRETRIQQEILLGIGGVRALRMLGYSPNVWHMNEGHAAFLSLERIRELVQKNSIEFSTASMIVKSGNVFTTHTPVPAGNDTFTLDMIDKYFRDFWSKMHADRDEFLNLGIEKLQSGEQHFSMTVLALRLSALANGVSKLHGRVSRNLWNHIYPDLPAVEVPITHVTNGVHIWTWLNPNLVELLDKYLPEDWHERVYDPGIWEGVDKIPESEIWELHMSLKSRARGFLQGRLKRQRMRLGETIEDLLEVEEALPEDVLTIGFARRFATYKRATLIFKDINRLKSIIANSERPVQFVFAGKAHPADDPGKELIRKLYEISRTPEFKSRVIIVENYDMNIARHLVTGVDIWLNTPRRPHEASGTSGEKAGMNGVLNFSVLDGWWVEGFNGENGWAIGDNRDYRDQELQDRIDSVSIYSALEKEIIPLYYSRDEEGIARDWAKKMKSSIKEIGSKFNTHRMVAEYATDLYFPAADLSVEAERDGYKLAKSVAVWKDKFSASWNAIRIKPNVQAESSAKSVKVGQEIALSANIYLGTLDPSEVQAEIFVAKMNDEGEMDSFSLYPMKLVKEDVHGEYVYGGKFVVSEEGNLAYTVRVIPNPQKLPDRYFIPIAKWIV
- the rpmE gene encoding 50S ribosomal protein L31, which gives rise to MKKDMHPEMKLITVKCTCGAEHKFYSTKDTIKVDLCSSCHPYFRGDASSMILDTEGRVQKFRNKYGDNY
- the queA gene encoding tRNA preQ1(34) S-adenosylmethionine ribosyltransferase-isomerase QueA, whose protein sequence is MKVSEFDYDLPEELIAQEPAVPRDSSRLLVVDRKSGALEHRVFAEIVEFLRPGDVVVLNNSRVIPARLLGMKETGAKVEAVLIERLDRGLWKAIVRPGSKIKPGNELLFSGISCRVVEHCEDSGRILDFHGASDEEIKESGLLAIPPYIQTYPENPESYQTVYSRPEGSVAAPTAGLHFTESLLETLAGKGVAVEFITLHVGIGTFRPVKSELIEEHKMHGEYFTVSSEAAETINKAKADNRRIIAVGTTTVRTLESIAARHGSVVSDSGQTDIFIYPPYDFKIVDSLVTNFHLPKSTLLMLVSAFAGRELILSAYREAISRRYRFFSFGDACLLL
- a CDS encoding S1 RNA-binding domain-containing protein, whose translation is MSVKVGTVVEGNVTSVKKFGAYVNLESGEEGFIHISKVAREYVKNIEDYLKVGQKVEAKVLGTTKDGKWELSIKDLKTKGSDEGPSSQDFEKKLAKFMRDSGEKISAFKRRLDKKRGIRKRP
- a CDS encoding AI-2E family transporter, whose protein sequence is MNREILKKPRFQTALFTLFYLAICFAVFSVSLRTAVILFTTFTVVMILEPWARFAQRYLKLKRSISLGIGLTVIFAGLVLLIVFLTTPVAKEASKFFSILRDFFPSVQEAEITSFEVNANIDRLLSDEDLLEKLSAEEIESLDLVSRDLKDYYSNLLKPMPSDAGNLEKDLSLLEESLKERSDYLVIIGSSNRRQPLYDEINGIVSKYLNPEVAESLSANVMENVMLVQSQELWKDVVEYFMPKNIDPARRRATYESVRNFLIQVQNSLMKFLPGILEKVPSFVTSAGLVLFFTIVGAIYLSYYFLSVKEFIPKFYPKKVRGTALSFLSDTYKNLERYVISVVLLALIVGIVVGIVVQSMGLKYSLLMGLWAAFTNLIPIVGVPLEFVPLVLLAVSTQNLVLVLVLLIILAIVHAAAFILFLVFMKGYNRINPVIIILMILVAGQLLGLFGAIIAVPFAIILKMMWIHFFSPMLEEED